In Acidobacteriota bacterium, the following are encoded in one genomic region:
- the nusG gene encoding transcription termination/antitermination protein NusG gives MAKQWFIIHTYSGYERKVRDSLQTRLQAFGMESEVTQVLIPTETVVEMRGSKRVESTRMIFPGYVLVEIECNEKGDISDNAWHLIKSTPKVTSFVGGQKPTPLTPEEVDQIVHHVASAAEKPKPKFSFERGETVRINNGPFTSFTGTVEEVNPDKSMLKVSVMIFGRATPVELGFLEVEKISFSEES, from the coding sequence ATGGCGAAACAGTGGTTCATTATTCACACCTATTCAGGCTACGAGCGCAAAGTGCGTGACAGTCTGCAAACCCGCCTGCAAGCCTTCGGCATGGAAAGCGAGGTCACACAGGTGCTCATCCCCACCGAAACGGTGGTGGAGATGCGCGGTTCCAAGCGCGTCGAGAGTACGCGGATGATCTTCCCCGGTTATGTGCTGGTTGAAATCGAGTGCAACGAAAAGGGCGACATCTCGGATAACGCCTGGCACTTGATCAAGAGCACGCCGAAGGTCACCAGCTTCGTCGGCGGCCAGAAACCGACGCCGCTGACGCCCGAAGAAGTTGACCAGATTGTGCATCACGTTGCCTCGGCGGCAGAGAAGCCGAAGCCGAAGTTCAGCTTCGAACGCGGCGAGACGGTGCGCATCAACAACGGCCCGTTCACCAGCTTCACAGGCACAGTCGAAGAGGTCAATCCCGACAAGAGCATGCTCAAAGTGAGCGTGATGATCTTCGGGCGCGCAACGCCGGTCGAGTTAGGCTTCCTCGAAGTCGAGAAGATTTCGTTTTCCGAAGAAAGCTAA
- the rplK gene encoding 50S ribosomal protein L11, whose amino-acid sequence MAKKVTAMIKLQVPAGKANPAPPIGTALGPQGVNIMEFCKQFNAKTANLGDIKIPVVITVFADRSFTFITKTPPAADLLKKVAKVEKGSGKPNREKIGSVTRAQIEEIAKTKMPDLNTTNLDAAIRTIEGTAKSLGLEVK is encoded by the coding sequence ATGGCTAAGAAAGTTACCGCAATGATCAAACTCCAGGTTCCCGCCGGCAAGGCGAACCCGGCGCCGCCCATTGGTACGGCGCTCGGTCCGCAGGGCGTGAACATCATGGAGTTTTGCAAACAGTTCAACGCGAAGACCGCGAACCTGGGCGACATCAAAATCCCCGTGGTTATTACCGTTTTCGCAGATCGCTCTTTTACCTTCATCACCAAAACCCCGCCCGCGGCTGACTTGTTAAAGAAAGTCGCCAAGGTCGAGAAGGGTTCGGGCAAGCCGAATCGTGAAAAGATCGGCTCAGTGACGCGCGCTCAGATCGAAGAGATCGCCAAGACCAAGATGCCCGACCTGAACACGACCAATCTCGACGCGGCGATTCGTACTATCGAAGGCACGGCCAAGAGTTTGGGGTTGGAAGTGAAGTAA